In Humulus lupulus chromosome 6, drHumLupu1.1, whole genome shotgun sequence, a single genomic region encodes these proteins:
- the LOC133785006 gene encoding uncharacterized protein LOC133785006, whose translation MVREGHKIAQLDLEEVQVETSFWNSAVICIDRISRLNAGYTLVKFRDEATRDLVLEAGVLHFDRKPVIMKPWTADLDTLKIVKSVPVWIRLPGLGLQYWGTKCLSALMSTIGIPILVDKVTKDRSMMQFARVLVEVEITETIPKSIQFLNEKGQLMEQLLEFEWLPTQCKECRVFGHSEMMCNRKQKETWRQKSRNEEEETKQDPKEQQQVTKGKEITTGGSDIGQQKTDAREVNESQELSKPPSNLAKSIQKDELVIRDSSDSAPTEWITPKRVGGNKRLVPKAQNKLKNSYNALQEKRQYLSVEVLKESDQLIHVCAKEVSSNKKFCITFVYGRNTIEERRQLWDDLSGLYFPTTPCLVAGDFNAVFEVNDRIGGRNITAMELADAQKWRALGLVVEMRTSGSHFTWTNKQTNEDRIYSKLDRVFINEDWLDLFPHAVAVVNWELLSDHCFSIIKSGVAVNYGL comes from the exons ATGGTTCGAGAGGGACACAAAATTGCTCAGTTGGATTTGGAGGAGGTCCAAGTTGAAACCTCATTTTGGAACTCAGCAGTGATAT GTATAGACAGAATTTCTCGATTGAATGCTGGGTATACTCTTGTGAAATTCAGAGATGAAGCAACTAGAGACTTGGTGTTGGAAGCTGGGGTGCTACACTTTGATAGAAAACCAGTAATAATGAAGCCTTGGACTGCTGATCTAGACACTTTAAAGATAGTGAAATCTGTACCAGTATGGATTAGATTACCGGGACTGGGATTGCAATATTGGGGAACCAAGTGTCTGAGCGCCCTTATGAGTACAATTGGGATTCCAATTCTAGTTGATAAAGTGACTAAGGATAGATCTATGATGCAATTTGCTAGAGTGTTGGTTGAGGTAGAAATAACAGAGACGATTCCAAAATCCATTCAGTTTCTCAATGAAAAGGGGCAGCTAATGGAGCAACTTTTAGAATTTGAATGGCTACCAACACAATGTAAAGAGTGCAGGGTGTTTGGTCATTCTGAGATGATGTGTAACAGGAAACAAAAGGAGACATGGAGGCAGAAAAGCAGAAATGAAGAGGAGGAGACCAAGCAAGATCCTAAGGAGCAGCAACAAGTAACTAAGGGTAAAGAAATAACTACTGGGGGTTCTGATATTGGTCAACAGAAGACAGATGCTAGGGAAGTAAATGAGTCTCAGGAGTTGTCAAAGCCTCCTAGTAACCTGGCAAAGTCAATTCAAAAAGATGAACTGGTTATTAGGGACTCCAGTGACAGCGCTCCGACTGAATGGATTACACCTAAAAGGGTGGGGGGAAATAAGAGGTTAGTTCCAAAAGCTCAGAACAAATTGAAGAACTCTTATAATGCTTTGCAAGAGAAG AGGCAATATCTTTCAGTCGAGGTCCTGAAGGAGAGTGATCAATTAATTCATGTTTGTGCTAAGGAAGTGAGTTCCAATAAGAAGTTTTGTATCACTTTTGTGTATGGTAGGAACACAATTGAGGAGAGAAGGCAGTTGTGGGATGATCTTTCTGGTTTATACTTTCCAACCACTCCTTGTCTTGTGGCTGGGGATTTTAATGCGGTTTTTGAAGTTAATGATAGAATTGGAGGCCGTAATATTACTGCTATGGAATTGGCGGATGCTCAAAAGTGGAGAGCCTTAGGGTTGGTTGTTGAGATGCGCACAAGCGGTTCTCATTTCACTTGGACAAACAAGCAAACAAATGAGGACAGAATTTACTCTAAGCTAGACAGAGTTTTTATAAATGAAGATTGGTTGGATTTATTCCCTCATGCTGTAGCTGTGGTTAACTGGGAATTACTCTCAGATCATTGTTTCAGTATTATAAAGTCTGGAGTTGCTGTTAACTATGGGTTATAA